The Arachis duranensis cultivar V14167 chromosome 2, aradu.V14167.gnm2.J7QH, whole genome shotgun sequence genome has a window encoding:
- the LOC107474215 gene encoding uncharacterized protein LOC107474215, giving the protein MPYLNIPISFDKTKNMVKNLGLDYQKIDACRNDCMLYRNGYENDSSCHVCGTSRYIEHHEEEDDVTSSRKPRKVAMKTLRHFHLIPRLQRLFMCTRTVKAMSWHHNECVKDGSLRHPADGESWKAFDNRHEDFAKEPRNVRLGLASDGFNPFRTLSSIHKLKELWESGVETYDSKENKTFNMRACLLWTINDFPAYAMLSGWSTKGKLACPCCNDETSSIYLKHSHKTVYMDHRRSPPQLLEGSAVFDILREVDNSFGKKQKRSKNGISNWKKWSIFFDLPYWKSNMFRHNLDVMHIEKNIVDSIIGTLLDIPGKTKDHAAARFDLKDMGIRKNLQPKDTKDGRKTKLSKACFSMTLAEKTIFCSVLKVAKLPDGSAFNIARCVHETEKKISGYKTHDAHFMLHYLLQVPIKSILPDHVAIALVRLCSFFRRICQKVISLDEVVNLEAEIAEILCQLERIFPPSFFDIMVHLPIHLANEVRLGGPIQYRWMYPVERFHTRHRDARRKTQNSGVTLEALTPSFASVKDKNPIEAKVAYYGRIVDMFELDYYGQFKVVLFKCEWYTVAKDNFGLSYVYFNKKCYQEEPFVLASQVNQCFYVQDPYVSDKHYVMKTIPRDLFRVSDDLESNSPIIYAREPCEPEVIPSLSNDNGKIDLVRNDLRATIIDMDLNMFAK; this is encoded by the exons ATGCCATATTTGAATATTCCTATTTCTTTTGATAAAACCAAGAATATGGTGAAGAACTTGGGTCTTGACTACCAAAAGATCGATGCATGTCGCAATGACTGCATGTTGTATCGGAACGGGTATGAGAATGACTCATCTTGTCATGTCTGTGGAACATCCCGTTATATTGAGCATCATGAAGAAGAGGATGATGTTACCTCATCTAGAAAGCCTCGCAAAGTTGCTATGAAAACTCTAAGGCATTTCCATTTGATTCCCAGACTTCAACGGCTTTTCATGTGCACAAGAACTGTCAAAGCTATGTCTTGGCATCACAATGAGTGTGTTAAAGACGGGTCCTTAAGGCATCCTGCCGATGGTGAATCTTGGAAAGCATTTGACAATCGACATGAAGATTTTGCAAAGGAGCCTCGTAATGTGAGACTTGGATTAGCAAGCGATGGATTCAATCCATTCCGAACTTTGAGCAGTATACACA aattaaaagaattatgGGAGTCAGGTGTCGAAACATATGattcaaaagaaaacaaaacattCAACATGAGAGCATGCCTTTTGTGGACAATTAATGACTTCCCTGCGTATGCTATGTTATCTGGGTGGAGTACAAAGGGAAAATTGGCTTGTCCATGTTGTAATGATGAGACTTCTTCTATCTATCTGAAACATAGTCACAAGACTGTTTATATGGATCACCGAAG GTCTCCACCGCAGTTATTAGAAGGTTCAGCTGTATTTGATATATTGCGAGAGGTAGATAATTCTTTTGGGAAGAAGCAAAAGAGATCAAAGAATGGCATATCAAATTGGAAAAAATGGTCAATCTTTTTTGATTTACCATATTGGAAGTCCAACATGTTTAGACACAACCTTGATGTCATGCACATAGAGAAGAATATAGTTGATAGCATAATTGGAACTCTTTTAGATATTCCCGGAAAGACAAAAGATCATGCAGCTGCTCGTTTTGACCTTAAAGACATGGGTATCAGGAAAAACCTTCAACCAAAAGATACGAAGGATGGAAGAAAAACTAAGTTATCAAAGGCATGCTTTTCAATGACTCTAGCAGAGAAAACAATCTTTTGTAGTGTGTTGAAAGTGGCAAAATTACCAGACGGTAGTGCTTTCAATATTGCTCGATGTGTGCATGAAACAGAAAAAAAGATTTCCGGTTATAAGACCCATGATGCTCATTTCATGTTGCATTACTTGTTGCAAGTACCAATCAAGAGCATACTTCCTGACCATGTTGCCATCGCTCTAGTTCGATTATGTTCATTTTTTCGCCGAATATGTCAAAAGGTAATTAGCCTGGATGAGGTAGTTAACTTAGAAGCAGAGATTGCTGAGATATTATGCCAATTGGAGAGGATTTTTCCTCCTAGCTTTTTTGACATAATGGTGCACTTGCCTATTCATTTGGCAAATGAGGTGAGGTTAGGTGGTCCAATTCAATATCGTTGGATGTACCCTGTTGAACG GTTCCATACCAGGCACCGTGATGCGAGACGTAAAACTCAAAATAGTGGTGTCACATTAGAGGCATTGACTCCTAGTTTTGCTAGTGTGAAAGATAAGAACCCAATTGAAGCAAAAGTAGCCTACTATGGTAGAATAGTTGATATGTTTGAGTTAGATTATTATGGCCAATTTAAGGTAGTCTTGTTTAAGTGTGAGTGGTATACAGTTGCAAAAGACAACTTTGGTCTTTCATATGtgtatttcaataaaaaatgctaccaagaagaaccatttGTGCTGGCATCTCAAGTAAACCAATGCTTTTATGTGCAAGACCCATATGTCAGTGACAAGCACTATGTTATGAAAACAATTCCAAGAGATTTATTTAGGGTAAGTGATGACCTTGAGTCTAATTCCCCCATAATATATGCAAGGGAGCCATGCGAACCTGAAGTGATTCCAAGTCTTTCAAATGATAATGGCAAAATTGATCTAGTTAGGAATGATCTACGAGCAACTATTATAGATATGGATCTAAACATGTTTGCCAAATAA